From Debaryomyces hansenii CBS767 chromosome C complete sequence, a single genomic window includes:
- a CDS encoding 60S acidic ribosomal protein P2 (highly similar to uniprot|P05319 Saccharomyces cerevisiae YOL039W RPP2A Ribosomal protein P2 alpha) translates to MKYLAAYLLLVNAGNASPSASDIKSVLESVSIEVEEEKISQLLAEVEGKNAEELIAEGNEKLSSVPSGGAAAAPAAAASGDAPAAEEAAESEAEESDGDMGMGLFD, encoded by the exons A TGAAATACTTAGCTgcttatttattattagtcAACGCTGGTAACGCTTCCCCATCAGCTTCTGACATCAAGTCCGTTTTAGAATCCGTTTctattgaagttgaagaagaaaagatcTCCCAATTATTAGCTGAAGTCGAAGGTAAGAACGCCGAAGAATTGATCGCTGAAGGTAACGAAAAGTTATCCTCTGTCCCATCTGGTGGTGCTGCTGCTGCTCCAGCTGCTGCTGCCTCAGGTGACGCTCCAGCTGCTGAAGAAGCTGCTGAATCAGAAGCTGAAGAATCCGATGGAGACATGGGTATGGGTTTATTCGATTAG
- a CDS encoding DEHA2C15664p (similar to uniprot|Q08199 Saccharomyces cerevisiae YOL031C SIL1 ER-localized protein required for protein translocation into the ER and CA5126|CaSLS1 Candida albicans), translating to MKLSKGVLSSILLTLLIKPIESSIVNTDGELICAPNNPTDCYPKIFEPTTEWQTIREGQDIPAGLHVRLNMENLAREAKILDPSEETEGSSELMVNAEQNNDNGDNSHQMTNEDQANEIQQKIKEFKQTQGKSKVSTVDLNDFQSSVDEVQHYREGGDANRLSTALDTLIDLSHDIEFGVKLTQDSSVFRSLVDVSKSVQDEDLQEKVYRIMGSSLRNNPDAVNHVLKNQDATFVECLFDKLDTDASDVIKKRILGIIHALTQNSHFNAKYFNSNNANSAVDSLISVFPSLESQSQTRLMNILEDLKLLGGANSNEKRAIEESADPKSQYSHFLQHSLADSGVASEDQFKLYFNKLSEVHSQDKSLKPSKAFMEWLSKEAELRSKGNKERDSSYTEEDRQFDQDLLRARHVVFGNPMGLRKALADEL from the coding sequence atgaaattaCTGAAAGGAGTGCTCTCGTCAATACTATTAACGTTGTTGATTAAGCCTATTGAATCCCTGATTGTAAATACCGACGGAGAATTAATCTGTGCACCAAATAACCCTACCGATTGTTACCCCAAAATCTTTGAACCAACTACCGAGTGGCAAACCATTAGAGAAGGACAAGATATTCCGGCAGGATTACACGTAAGGCTAAACATGGAGAATTTAGCTAGAGAGGCGAAAATTTTGGATCCATCTGAAGAAACTGAAGGGTCTAGCGAGTTAATGGTGAATGCGGAACAGAATAACGATAACGGTGATAATAGTCACCAAATGACAAACGAAGACCAGGCGAATGAAATCCAGCAAAAGATTAAAGAGTTTAAGCAAACTCAGGGCAAATCTAAGGTTTCTACTGTTGACTTGAATGATTTCCAGTCTTCGGTTGACGAAGTGCAACATTATCGCGAAGGAGGTGATGCAAACAGATTATCGACGGCCCTCGATACTTTGATTGACTTAAGTcatgatattgaattcgGTGTCAAATTGACGCAAGATTCGTCTGTATTCCGCAGTCTTGTTGATGTAAGTAAGTCAGTacaagatgaagatttacAGGAAAAAGTGTACAGAATTATGGGATCAAGCTTAAGAAACAATCCAGATGCCGTCAACCatgtattgaaaaatcagGATGCGACGTTTGTTGAATGTTTGTTCGATAAGTTGGATACTGATGCATCAGATGTGATTAAGAAGCGTATTTTAGGAATAATCCATGCACTTACGCAAAATAGCCATTTCAATGCTAAATACTTCAACTCCAATAATGCAAACTCAGCGGTTGACTCGCTCATTTCGGTGTTTCCGTCGTTAGAATCACAGTCCCAAACCAGATTAATGAACATTTTGGAGGACCTAAAGTTGCTTGGTGGGGCGAACTCTAATGAAAAGAGGGCCATTGAGGAATCAGCAGATCCAAAAAGCCAATACTCACATTTCTTGCAACATCTGTTAGCTGATAGCGGTGTTGCATCGGAAGATCAATTCAAGTTGTATTTCAACAAGTTGAGTGAAGTACATTCTCAAGACAAGTCATTGAAACCCTCAAAAGCATTTATGGAGTGGTTATCGAAAGAAGCCGAATTGAGATCGAAAGGCAACAAAGAGAGAGACTCTTCATACACCGAAGAAGATAGGCAGTTTGACCAGGATCTCTTGAGAGCTAGACACGTCGTATTCGGCAACCCTATGGGATTACGCAAGGCATTGGCTGATGAgttataa
- a CDS encoding DEHA2C15686p (highly similar to uniprot|P31373 Saccharomyces cerevisiae YAL012W CYS3 Cystathionine gamma-lyase), with translation MTIESTTNVEYGFGTKAIHAGAPIDPTTGAVIEPLSLSTTFAQSEPSKPVGLYEYSRSANPNRDNFEAAVAALEKAKHAIALSSGSATTALIIQSLPMNSHIISGGDVYGGTHRYFTKVGVTHGVTSTFVGNLVEDLESKIQENTKLVWLETPSNPTLTVTDIAKVASILKNHEAKTGSKILLAVDNTFLSPYISNPLEHGADVVVHSVTKYINGHSDVVMGVLATNSDELHDRFRFLQNAIGSIPSPFDSWLAHRGLKTLHLRVRQAATSAQQIAQFLTQHPAVLKVNYPGLKSDPNHEIVVKQHRDSLGGGMISFRINGGAKAASTFTSSTKFFTLAESLGGIESLVEVPAIMTHGGIPKEERESNGVFDDLVRVSVGIEDTDDLIEDVRQALEKASK, from the coding sequence ATGACTATTGAATCTACCACTAATGTTGAATATGGCTTTGGTACAAAAGCCATCCATGCTGGTGCACCAATAGATCCTACCACCGGTGCCGTTATTGAACCACTTTCGTTGTCTACTACATTTGCACAATCGGAACCATCCAAACCGGTTGGTCTTTACGAGTACTCGAGATCTGCTAATCCTAACAGAGATAACTTTGAAGCCGCAGTTGCTGCGTTAGAAAAGGCCAAGCATGCCATCGCTTTGAGTTCGGGTTCTGCGACCACAGCTTTGATTATACAGTCTTTGCCTATGAACTCGCACATCATCTCAGGGGGAGATGTTTACGGGGGAACCCACAGATATTTCACCAAAGTTGGTGTTACTCACGGTGTCACCTCGACATTTGTTGGAAACTTGGTTGAGGACTTGGAATCGAAAATACAGGAAAACACCAAGTTGGTCTGGTTAGAAACCCCATCGAACCCAACTTTGACCGTCACTGACATTGCCAAGGTTGCCAGTATCTTGAAGAACCACGAGGCCAAGACCGGCTCCAAGATCTTGTTGGCTGTCGACAACACCTTTTTGTCTCCATACATATCCAATCCATTGGAACACGGTGCCGATGTCGTTGTGCACTCCGTCACCAAATACATTAACGGTCACTCTGATGTGGTTATGGGTGTTTTGGCTACCAACAGCGACGAATTGCACGACCGCTTCAGATTCTTGCAAAATGCCATTGGTTCCATTCCATCTCCATTCGACTCGTGGTTAGCCCACAGAGGTTTAAAGACTTTGCACTTGAGAGTCAGACAAGCGGCCACCTCTGCTCAACAAATCGCCCAATTCTTAACCCAACACCCTGCTGTGTTGAAGGTCAATTACCCAGGATTGAAATCGGACCCAAACCACGAAATTGTCGTTAAACAACACAGAGACAGCTTAGGTGGTGGTATGATCTCTTTCAGAATCAACGGTGGTGCCAAGGCTGCCTCCACCTTCACCTCTTCGACCAAGTTCTTCACCTTGGCCGAATCCTTAGGTGGTATTGAATCCTTAGTTGAGGTTCCAGCCATCATGACCCACGGTGGTATtccaaaagaagaaagagaatcTAACGGTGTCTTCGATGACTTAGTTAGAGTTTCTGTCGGTATCGAAGATACTGATGACTTAATCGAAGATGTCAGACAAGCTTTAGAAAAAGCTTCCAAATAA